The Microbacterium sp. KUDC0406 genome includes a window with the following:
- a CDS encoding Lrp/AsnC family transcriptional regulator produces MDDAVDRAIIAEVSRDARATLAQLSETVGLSTSAVQARLKRLESRGVITGYHALLDAEQVGKPLSAFIEITPLDAAQPDNAPELLEHLDAIEACHSIAGDASYTLFVRVATPRALEQLVRDIRLAANVSTRTTVVLQTFYENRPIVPAGD; encoded by the coding sequence ATGGATGATGCTGTCGACCGCGCGATCATCGCCGAGGTGTCTCGTGACGCCAGGGCCACGCTCGCGCAGCTCTCCGAGACCGTCGGCCTGTCGACCTCTGCGGTGCAGGCGCGGCTGAAGCGCCTGGAGTCGCGCGGCGTCATCACCGGCTACCACGCGCTGCTCGACGCCGAGCAGGTCGGCAAGCCGCTGTCGGCCTTCATCGAGATCACTCCGCTCGATGCGGCGCAGCCCGACAACGCCCCGGAGCTGCTCGAGCACCTGGACGCCATCGAGGCATGTCACTCGATCGCGGGCGACGCCAGCTACACGCTCTTCGTGCGGGTCGCCACACCGCGCGCGCTGGAACAGCTGGTCCGCGACATCCGACTCGCGGCGAACGTCAGCACGCGCACGACGGTGGTGCTGCAGACGTTCTACGAGAATCGCCCGATCGTCCCCGCCGGCGACTGA
- a CDS encoding SDR family NAD(P)-dependent oxidoreductase — MSIAGKAVLIAGATSAAGLAVAHALIAGGARVIATGRSAERLAPLRDAGAQTEVADATSLEQMTALAARLGPVDGVLPLVGGWRGGGGLAGQSDDDLAALLPAFAAVRATSRAFDTTLQASEAGRFAIASSTAVARPLAGGANYASVKAASETWARAVAQGFAKAARDAGQPLRAASVVFRAKGALEPDLLASAVVALWKPHAEDINDRIVELAPAA; from the coding sequence ATGAGCATTGCAGGGAAGGCCGTCCTGATCGCCGGCGCGACGAGCGCGGCCGGTCTGGCCGTCGCGCACGCGCTGATCGCGGGCGGCGCGCGGGTGATCGCGACCGGACGCTCGGCGGAGCGTCTCGCGCCGCTGCGGGATGCCGGTGCGCAGACCGAGGTCGCCGATGCGACCTCTCTCGAGCAGATGACAGCGCTCGCCGCACGTCTCGGACCGGTCGACGGCGTGCTCCCGCTCGTGGGCGGGTGGCGAGGCGGGGGCGGCCTCGCGGGTCAGAGCGACGACGACCTCGCGGCGCTGCTGCCCGCGTTTGCGGCCGTCCGCGCCACCAGCCGCGCCTTCGACACCACGCTGCAGGCATCGGAAGCCGGCCGCTTCGCGATCGCGTCGTCGACCGCCGTCGCCCGACCCCTCGCCGGCGGCGCGAACTACGCCAGCGTCAAGGCCGCGAGCGAGACCTGGGCGCGGGCCGTCGCGCAGGGGTTCGCGAAGGCCGCGCGGGATGCCGGGCAGCCGCTGCGCGCGGCATCCGTCGTGTTCCGCGCCAAGGGCGCGCTGGAACCCGACCTCCTGGCATCCGCGGTCGTCGCGCTCTGGAAGCCCCACGCCGAGGACATCAACGACCGGATCGTCGAACTCGCCCCAGCCGCTTGA